In Vespa velutina chromosome 1, iVesVel2.1, whole genome shotgun sequence, the genomic stretch taatgtaattgatatttttcttttgtcgtttATAAGAAATGTATCTGTTTTtagaaacgaacgaatctAAAAAATTTCTCACTATTACGGCGAACTCCGAtcgattatgtaaatataattcatatttttatagtctatatatatatatatatacataaacagaaagtacatgtatatagtaattcgatcgaattaaaacaaaagaaaaatgttttggATCGttgttgcaaaaaaaaattaattgtgttATTACAAACGATAGGTTTAGTAAATAATTCGACGTATTCTCCAATTCATTTCTTATCGTTAGACAAACCTAAAAGGGTTTCTCAATCGAACAAAATGAAGGGTTTCCTAATCGAGCAGAGTAGGGCTTTGTCGACCATTATTAAGGTTGGCAATTTGACCGAATTCCATGCGAGAGGCCATTAGCTTTGACTggctttttttctgttcttttttctttttttttctttttctttttttttttttttttttctttctacagcCGAACGGAAGACCTTTTTGGGTAAGGATTGGCATAGTTCGTGTCTAAGATGTGAGAAATGTAACAAGACGTTGACGCCCGGTAGCCATGCGGAACACGAGGGCAAACCTTATTGTAATCATCCCTGTTATTCGGCCCTTTTCGGACCTGGaggtaaatattaattaattaataataaaaaaaaaaatattcctataATAATGTGGCATAAAATGcctctgtgtatgtgtgtatgtgtgtgtatgtaaaatataacacTGAAGTTTTTCTTACATATATCTGAAAAAAGtcggaaggaaaaaggaataaaagaaattagaaaaaaaaaaaaaaaaaaaaaaaaaaagaagaagaaagaaaaaaaaagaagagaaaaactaaatcattcaatcgatttaatttataaatttgatctTGCTTAAAcctgaaattatttaattctttcaggCTTTGGACGAGGCGGTGCTGAGAGTTACATTTACAACAAATAAGACGGAACATGAATAACGTGTTCGCGTTCGTTCATTGCGAACGTAATACTAGCATTAATCGATTATGAAGTTTGTTGTAAGAATAGAAATCTATCCACcggtgtgtacatatatatatatatgcacacacatatatgtatgtatgtatctattaattattatgtacaGATGttcaaatcgaatcgaatatatatattcaaaatatacaaataattataataaaataactctTATGTAAATCGtatggaaatattatattttatgtatcctttaagaaaaaaaaaacaaaaaaaaaacaaaacaaaacaaaagaagaataaaaaacccCATGAAAAGCGCTGTCGTTAATATTCTAACGcatttcaaatgaattttgaGATCTAATGTTAAATGATTCATGCGATACTTACATGTATCAGTAGAAAAATCGGACCTTTCACGTTTCTCtccaatatttctttaattcgacaataaataaatgggacttttctttttggacatttataatttgaatttaaaaacgaaaacgaaatagaaaacgagtaagaggaagaagaaataaataaataaaaaaaagaaaaaaaaaaaaaagaaaaataaaaagaagaaaaaagaaaaaagagagaaaaaaataaaaaaagaaagaaaaacgagacgtaagaaaggaaaaaaagaaaagaagaatagagtAGCACGTTggtgaaattttttttgtctgaCGAGATGATATTGGAAAATCCACGGTACATGATGTGTGAGTATTtatttctcgctctctttacAAGCTAAAAATGGTGGAACGCATTTATCGAGATAAGGATCGTCTTCGACGCAAGGATAACATCgtactttctctatctttctctctctctctctctctctctctctctctctctctctctctcaatctttctctcttttagtaAAAGCtcataatcgtttttttttcttttttttttttttctctttttttttttttcattacacgATTCTCGTTATTCTTTCGCACACGCGAAACGCGATTTCAATTTGGAAGATCGATTAACGAACGGATATGGGGTACAGGCCGAATATCGATACAGGCCATCGTATAAACCtctcaatatttatttaaaaaggatTTACAGAAATTCATtagttcattcgttcgttcttttgctcaatcgttcgttcatacgtacatacgtacgtacttacttatttacttatttatttaacttacttacgttctctctttcgttcttacgttctttcgtcctttcatcctttcgttcgttcgtacgtattTTTCgcgaatttatattataatgattaacaCGAACGAGGAAgcaaagagaatgaaaggatATGGTTTCTatgaaattagaagaaaaaagacaaaaaaaaaaaaaaagaaaaaaagaaaatcaacacgaaaaaagaaaacgaaaaagaaaaaatagaaacgaagaaggaaatagagaatcgaattaaaaaaaaaaaaaaaagaaaaaaaaaagaaaataaatggagaAAACGAGCCAGATCCTTTCTGATGTAGCTGGATCGAAGTAACGGACGGGatagagggaggaggaggaacaggaggaggagaaagaggagaaagaggatgaaGGTAATGACGGTGTTAGTGATAATGGTGGTGGATGGGATGGATGAGAATGGTCGGACGAACGCTGATAAGCGATAACATACAAATCGAAATTCACAAATCGCGAGAACGTTCGCAAACTTACAATCTCGATTTGTTTGTTGCCATTAACGAGAATCGATTATCTCGCGTtcctattccttttcttctttatcttcttattcttctttctcttcttctttttaatcttcgtCTTCTACGCTATATACCttatttcccttttatctatttaattttttttttttttaaccgttTCCTTATcttcactctcactctctctctctctctctctctctctctctttctcttgctcttttatttcctttcgaatctgatagatattttaattattttcaagtgTATCGTGCCTCGTTTATCGCTTCCATTAAATGGATGCAAATACAAACGTTATCAATACCGCGATATACTACGTATATtgcttatttcatttcttcttctttttcttcttcacacATTTCTTCCacttcctctttcccttcttcattttcttcatctttttaaaatcttttccttcttgtttctttctttctttcttgtttgtttttctaaaCGGGTTCTTTGGCAAAACTTATTACACATAGGTCgacgttataattaataaataataaaggtattaaataataatgattaataataataataataataataataataataataataataataataattatgatgatgataatgatgatgataatgatgatgataatcataatgatagaaataatagtaataatatttataataatattaatagaaataataataataataataataataatattattattataataatcgtgacaataaaatgagattatcgataatagaaaataaaaagaataataataataataataataataataataataataataataataataataataataataataataataataataataataatcattcgttattacgatataataatgaattaattaacaatgtaaaaatacatacacagacacattTTAGTCGATTACAgaggtgagaaagagagaccgtGGTTCTTTAAAGTATGATATTTTGTTTGTGAAACGCGAAGAGATATTTTCGATAAGGGACCGCCATTGGTATCgtttagcttttttttttctatttttcttttctttttt encodes the following:
- the LOC124953365 gene encoding cysteine-rich protein 1-like, with protein sequence MPNCPKCDKPVYFAERKTFLGKDWHSSCLRCEKCNKTLTPGSHAEHEGKPYCNHPCYSALFGPGGFGRGGAESYIYNK